A single genomic interval of Hafnia alvei harbors:
- the glnK gene encoding P-II family nitrogen regulator — protein MKLVTVVIKPFKLEDVREALSSVGIQGLTVTEVKGFGRQKGHAELYRGAEYNVNFLPKVKIDVAIADDQLDEVIDVISKSAYTGKIGDGKIFVAELQRVIRIRTGETDEAAL, from the coding sequence ATGAAGCTTGTAACCGTGGTGATTAAGCCGTTCAAACTGGAAGACGTACGTGAAGCCCTTTCCTCTGTTGGGATCCAGGGATTGACCGTTACCGAGGTGAAGGGATTTGGCCGCCAGAAAGGCCACGCCGAGTTATACCGTGGGGCAGAGTACAACGTGAATTTCTTGCCCAAAGTAAAAATTGATGTGGCGATTGCTGACGATCAGCTCGATGAGGTGATCGATGTCATCAGCAAATCAGCCTATACCGGAAAAATTGGCGACGGGAAAATCTTTGTTGCCGAACTACAGCGCGTTATTCGCATTCGTACCGGTGAAACCGACGAAGCGGCTCTGTAA